One genomic region from Argentina anserina chromosome 2, drPotAnse1.1, whole genome shotgun sequence encodes:
- the LOC126785411 gene encoding uncharacterized protein LOC126785411, protein MKSLDSHIETVLWTPDQITSRVSDLATEISADLSHLTDPPVLVGVATGAFLFLADLARHIRLPVAVDFIRAESYGSGTESNGCPKVSSDLKLDVNGRHVVLVEDIVDTGSTVSRLIEYLESKGASSVSVATFLDKPSRRKVQFELLGNGKFYRGFECPDHFVVGYGMDFAELYRNLPYVGVLKPEHYKCQSP, encoded by the exons ATGAAATCGTTGGACTCCCACATCGAGACCGTCCTGTGGACCCCAGACCAAATTACCTCCCGAGTCTCCGACCTCGCCACCGAGATCTCGGCCGACCTCTCTCACCTCACCGACCCTCCCGTCCTTGTCGGCGTCGCCACCGGCGCCTTCCTTTTCCTCGCCGACTTGGCCCGCCACATCCGCCTCCCCGTCGCCGTCGATTTTATCCGCGCGGAGTCCTACGGCTCCGGAACCGAGTCCAACGGCTGCCCCAAGGTTTCTTCCGACTTGAAGCTCGACGTCAACGGCCGTCACGTCGTCCTG GTCGAGGACATTGTGGATACTGGAAGCACAGTTTCGCGTCTGATTGAGTATTTAGAATCGAAAGGGGCTTCGTCTGTGTCAGTGGCTACTTTTCTTGATAAACCATCCAGAAGAAAAGTTCAGTTTGAGCTTCTGGGCAATGGCAAGTTCTACCGAGGTTTCGAG TGTCCAGATCATTTTGTTGTGGGATACGGAATGGACTTTGCTGAATTGTACAGGAACTTGCCTTATGTTGGTGTCCTGAAGCCGGAGCATTACAAGTGCCAGTCACCCTGA
- the LOC126783955 gene encoding uncharacterized protein LOC126783955, with product MSASGSNSANASASATLSIKRDGAWQWTAPIPGHLTYFLCSFCNQRCTGGISRFKQHLVGSRKGIRACPKVPPNVKSWFIETLKTNEVGKFAKIALRREIEGLPLQEEDDAEVQNTVVSEKCGLAFNVANNPYYFAACEQIAKFGPGFKPPSSHELRTWILKEEVMDVQKLMVVHKKDWSQYGCTIMSDGWMDGKSRVILKFLVNSPKGTWFLKSVDALDTMKNGELMLKYLDDVVEEIGEENVIQIVTDNASKKNL from the exons ATGAGTGCTTCGGGTAGTAACAGTGCTAATGCTAGTGCTAGTGCTACTCTATCAATAAAGAGAGACGGTGCTTGGCAATGGACTGCACCTATTCCTGGCCACTTAACATATTTTCTATGCAGTTTCTGTAATCAAAGATGTACCGGTGGCATTTCTAGATTCAAGCAGCATCTTGTTGGTTCACGTAAAGGAATTAGAGCTTGTCCGAAAGTTCCACCTAATGTGAAGAGTTGGTTCATTGAAACACTTAAAACAAATGAAGTAGGGAAGTTTGCTAAGATTGCACTACGTAGGGAGATAGAGGGTTTGCCACtacaagaagaagatgatgcaGAAGTTCAGAATACAGTTGTAAGTGAAAAGTG TGGCTTGGCATTCAATGTAGCAAATAATCCCTATTATTTTGCCGCATGTGAGCAAATTGCAAAATTTGGCCCCGGGTTTAAACCTCCATCTAGTCATGAATTGAGGACCTGGATTTTGAAAGAAGAAGTTATGGATGTCCAAAAATTGATGGTAGTGCACAAGAAAGATTGGAGCCAATACGGATGCACCATTATGTCTGATGGTTGGATGGATGGTAAGAGTAGGGTAATATTAAAGTTTTTAGTCAATAGCCCTAAGGGTACATGGTTTTTGAAATCTGTTGATGCATTAGATACAATGAAGAATGGGGAATTGATGCTTAAATATCTAGATGATGTTGTGGAGGAGATAGGAGAGGAGAATGTGATTCAAATTGTTACCGACAATGCTTCTAAAAAGAACTTATGA
- the LOC126783954 gene encoding uncharacterized protein LOC126783954, producing the protein MWWTPCAAHCIDLMLEDISKLKVYATTIQRAKQIVKFIYGHTQVLSIMRKFTGDKEIIHPAVTRFATSFLSLQSLYKQKNALITMFTSKEWHECGCVRHKDSYDVRKWILHDVSFWNHVAYCIKSVLPLVCVMREVDSEVRPTMEFIYELMDAEKDKIASNLGNVPAKYAAIWKKIDNRWSPQLHQALHAAGYYLNPQLRYEDNFKNTKHVKKGLEECMARMLSVEDRANADVQLDLYDRRLGRFGSEMAISTRKKRSPVFWWEKYGHKHRS; encoded by the exons ATGTGGTGGACTCCATGTGCGGCTCATTGCATTGATTTGATGTTGGAGGACATAAGCAAGTTGAAAGTTTATGCCACTACAATTCAAAGAGCCAAGCAAATTGTGAAGTTCATTTATGGGCACACACAAGTTCTTTCCATTATGAGAAAATTCACCGGCGACAAAGAGATCATTCATCCGGCGGTTACAAGGTTTGCCACATCGTTTCTATCTCTTCAAAGTTTATACAAGCAAAAGAATGCTCTTATCACTATGTTTACATCTAAAGAATGGCATGAATGTGGATGTGTAAGGCATAAAGATTCTTATGATGTGAGGAAGTGGATACTCCATGATGTTAGCTTTTGGAACCATGTTGCTTATTGCATAAAGAGTGTTCTACCTCTTGTTTGTGTGATGAGAGAAGTTGATTCAGAAGTAAGACCCACTATGGAATTTATCTATGAATTGATGGATGCCGAAAAAGACAAGATAGCAAGTAATCTAGGAAATGTGCCCGCCAAATATGCAGCAATTTGGAAAAAAATAGATAATAGATGGAGTCCACAACTTCATCAAGCATTGCATGCGGCGGGGTATTACTTGAACCCTCAATTACGTTATgaagataattttaaaaacacCAAGCATGTGAAGAAAGGGTTGGAAGAATGCATGGCAAGAATGCTAAGTGTAGAGGATCGCGCTAATGCCGATGTACAATTAGACTTGTATGACCGAAGGCTTGGTAGGTTTGGAAGTGAGATGGCCATTTCTACAAGAAAAAAACGATCACCCG TGTTTTGGTGGGAAAAATATGGACACAAACACCGGAGTTAA